In the Pseudochaenichthys georgianus chromosome 1, fPseGeo1.2, whole genome shotgun sequence genome, one interval contains:
- the rhoh gene encoding rho-related GTP-binding protein RhoH: MNETEEMALKCVLVGDSAVGKTALLVRFTSETFPDNYQPTVFENTGVEVYMDGVQINLGLWDTAGNDNFRQIRPRSYHQADVVLICYSVANPNSLASVQHKWIAEVRENLPRVPVLVVATQTDLREMGQYRGNCISAAEGRRVAHEVHAKGYLECSSLSNRGVQQVFEHAVRTAINQARKQARRRMFSLNQCRVF, encoded by the coding sequence ATGAACGAGACCGAAGAGATGGCGCTGAAGTGCGTCCTGGTCGGGGACAGTGCCGTGGGCAAGACAGCGCTGCTGGTCCGCTTCACCTCAGAAACCTTCCCAGACAACTACCAGCCCACAGTGTTTGAAAACACAGGGGTCGAGGTGTACATGGACGGGGTTCAGATCAACCTGGGGCTGTGGGACACGGCGGGCAATGACAACTTTAGACAAATCCGACCGAGATCCTACCACCAGGCTGACGTTGTGCTAATCTGCTACTCTGTGGCCAACCCTAACTCTCTGGCCAGCGTCCAGCACAAGTGGATTGCTGAGGTTCGAGAGAACTTGCCAAGGGTGCCGGTGCTGGTTGTTGCAACCCAGACAGATCTGAGGGAGATGGGGCAGTACCGGGGAAACTGCATCTCAGCAGCGGAGGGGAGACGTGTGGCTCATGAGGTCCACGCTAAAGGCTACCTGGAGTGCTCCTCCTTAAGTAACCGTGGTGTGCAGCAAGTTTTTGAGCATGCAGTGCGAACAGCCATTAACCAGGCTAGGAAACAGGCCAGACGACGGATGTTCAGCCTCAACCAGTGCAGGGTCTTTTGA